In one window of Mycteria americana isolate JAX WOST 10 ecotype Jacksonville Zoo and Gardens chromosome 24, USCA_MyAme_1.0, whole genome shotgun sequence DNA:
- the LOC142420335 gene encoding transducin-like enhancer protein 1 isoform X2: MYYEMSYGLNIEMHKQTEIAKRLNVICAQLIPFLSQEHQQQVVQAVERAKQVTMTDLNAAIGHQLQTQHLSHHAPPIPLTPHPSGMQPTGLAGIGSASGLLALSGALGAQAQLLAKDDRGVHDMEPRERDPGPSSLALPNGERARAISEYLSSSKKRKVEEKDFVTDYGSDADKSEDNLVVDEDPSSPHSVHSYSSRENGVEKAPLGRKEAVPLSPTSMASSSSTSPSRSKDAPMVEKAGTPSLKSSTPTSQGDAVAPGSSNAQQFRPTAAKAPVDPLALGLRNPLGVQSPYSAAFGMAHPAVNGDMAGTGAYASLHLMSPQLNGAAAAVGAGSYGRSPLVGYDPHPHMRIPGLAAGMQVGTSGKPAYSFHVSADGQMQPVPFPPDALIGSGIPRHARQLHTLTHGEVVCAVTISNSTRHVYTGGKGCVKVWDVGQPGTKTAVAQLDCLNRDNYIRSCKLLPDGRSLIVGGEASTLSIWDLAAPTPRIKAELTSSAPACYALAISPDAKVCFSCCSDGNIVVWDLQNQTLVRQFQGHTDGASCIDISNDGTKLWTGGLDNTVRCWDLREGRQLQQHDFSSQIFSLGYCPTGEWLAVGMESSNVEILHVTKPDKYQLHLHESCVLSLKFASCGKWFVSTGKDNLLNAWRTPYGASIFQSKETSSVLSCDVSTDDQFIVTGSGDKKATVYEVIY; encoded by the exons ACGGAGATCGCAAAGCGGCTCAACGTGATCTGCGCCCAGCTCATCCCGTTCCTGTCTCAGGAG caccagcagcaggtgGTCCAGGCTGTGGAGCGTGCGAAGCAGGTGACTATGACCGACCTGAACGCGGCAATCGGG caccagctccagaCCCAGCACCTCTCGCACCATGCTCCCCCCATCCCGCTGACCCCGCACCCCTCCGGGATGCAGCCCACTGGCCTCGCAGGCATCGGCAGCGCCTCGGGGCTGCTGGCGCTCTCGGGGGCACTGGGAGCCCAGGCCCAGCTCCTCGCCAAGGACGACCGAGGAGTCCACGACATGGAGCCCAGGG AGCGAGACCCCGGCCCC agctcCCTGGCGCTGCCCAACGGGGAGCGGGCACGAGCCATCTCCGAGTacctgagcagcagcaagaagaggaAGGTGGAAGAGAAGGACTTTGTTACAGACTAT GGCAGCGATGCGGACAAAAGTGAAGACAACTTGGTGGTGGATGAG gacccctcttCCCCGCACAGCGTCCACTCCTACTCATCCCGGGAGAACGGGGTGGAGAAGGCCccactggggaggaaggaggccGTACCGCTCAGCCCGACCTCCATGGCCTCCTCGAGCAGCACGTCCCCGTCTCGGAGCAAGGACGCGCCCATG GTGGAGAAGGCAGGGACGCCCAGCCTGAAGTCCAGCACCCCCACCTCCCAGGGCGACGCCGTGGCCCCGGGCTCCAGCAATGCCCAGCAGTTTCGCCCCACTGCTGCCAAGGCCCCTGTGGACCCTCTGG CCCTGGGCCTGAGGAACCCACTGGGAGTGCAGAGCCCCTACTCGGCTGCCTTCGGCATGGCCCACCCTGCAGTTAACGGGGACATGGCCGGGACCGGCGCCTACGCCAGCCTCCACCTCATGTCCCCGCAGCTCaacggggctgccgccgccgtgGGAGCCGGGAGCTACGGGCGCTCCCCCCTG GTGGGCTACGACCCGCACCCCCACATGCGCATCCCAGGGCTGGCGGCTGGCATGCAAGTGGGAACTTCGGGGAAACC CGCCTACTCTTTCCACGTCAGCGCTGACGGGCAGATGCAGCCGGTGCCTTTCCCACCCGATGCCCTCATCGGCTCTGGCATCCCCCGCCACGCTCGGCAGCTCCACACGCTGACCCACGGCGAGGTGGTTTGTGCCGTCACCATCAGCAACTCCACACGACACGTCTACACTGGGGGCAAGGGCTGTGTGAAGGTGTGGGACGTGGGGCAGCCGGGCACCAAGACAGCTGTGGCTCAGCTGGACTGCTTG aaCCGTGACAACTACATCCGTTCCTGCAAGCTGCTCCCCGACGGCCGGAGCCTGATTGTGGGGGGGGAGGCCAGCACCCTCTCCATCTGGGACCTGGCAGCCCCCACACCCCGCATCAAGGCCGAGCtcacctcctctgcccctgcctgctaCGCCCTGGCCATCAGCCCCGATGCCAAAgtctgcttctcctgctgcagTGATGGCAACATCGTGGTGTGGGACCTGCAGAACCAGACCCTGGTCAG GCAGTTTCAAGGCCACACGGATGGTGCCAGCTGCATCGACATCTCTAATGACGGCACCAAGCTGTGGACAGGGGGGCTGGACAACACGGTGCGGTGCTGGGACCTGCGGGAGGGGCGTCAGCTGCAGCAGCACGACTTCAGCTCCCAG ATCTTCTCCCTGGGGTACTGCCCGACGGGAGAGTGGCTGGCGGTGGGCATGGAGAGCAGCAACGTGGAGATCCTTCACGTGACCAAACCGGACAAGTACCAGCTGCACCTCCATGAGAGCTGCGTCCTCTCCCTCAAATTTGCCTCGTGTG GGAAGTGGTTCGTGAGCACAGGGAAGGACAACCTGCTGAACGCCTGGCGGACACCCTACGGAGCCAGCATCTTCCAG TCGAAGGAAACCTCCTCCGTCCTTAGCTGCGATGTCTCCACGGATGACCAGTTCATCGTGACTGGCTCAGGGGACAAGAAAGCTACGGTTTACGAGGTCATTTActga